The Paenibacillus macerans genome includes a window with the following:
- the typA gene encoding translational GTPase TypA, whose translation MHDRSQIRNIAIIAHVDHGKTTLVDKLLQQSGIFRENEAVQERAMDSNDLERERGITILAKNTAITYKDYLINIVDTPGHADFGGEVERIMKMVDGVLLVVDAYEGCMPQTKFVLRKALEHHLTPIVVVNKIDRPAARPAEVIDEVLDLFIELEASDEQLDFPVVYASALNGTSSLDPEKQDDNMLALYETIIEHIPAPTENVEEPLQFLVTLMDYNEYLGRIAIGRVNRGVIRQGQPVAVMTRDGGKKSARIEKLFGFQGLRRVEIEEAGAGDIVAVAGIKDINIGETIADPNQPEALPVLKIDEPTLQMTFLVNNSPFAGREGKWVTSRKLRERLFKELETDVSLRVDETDSPDAFVVSGRGELHLGILIENMRREGYELQVSKPEVIVREIDGVKMEPIERLLIDVPEESMGAVMESLGSRKAEMVNMINNGSGQVRLEFLIPARGLIGYRTHFLTLTRGYGVMNHAFDSYGPYAGGQVGGRHEGVLVSSENGVSTLYGILSIEDRGILFVEPGTEIYEGMIVGEHTRDNDIVVNICKEKQLTNVRSATKDETVKMKTPRLFSLEQALEYLNDDEYCEITPKSVRLRKKILNKSERERAEKHRKMSEANL comes from the coding sequence ATGCATGATAGAAGTCAAATCCGCAACATTGCGATTATTGCTCACGTAGACCATGGCAAAACGACGCTAGTCGACAAGCTGCTGCAGCAATCCGGGATTTTCCGGGAAAACGAAGCCGTTCAGGAGCGGGCGATGGACTCCAACGACCTGGAACGCGAACGCGGCATCACGATTTTGGCCAAAAATACGGCCATCACGTACAAAGATTATCTGATCAACATCGTGGATACCCCGGGACACGCCGATTTCGGCGGCGAGGTGGAACGGATCATGAAGATGGTCGATGGCGTACTGCTGGTCGTCGACGCTTACGAAGGCTGCATGCCGCAGACGAAATTCGTACTGCGCAAAGCGCTGGAGCACCACTTGACGCCGATCGTCGTCGTCAACAAAATCGACCGTCCGGCCGCGCGTCCGGCCGAAGTCATCGACGAGGTTCTGGACCTGTTCATTGAGCTGGAAGCTAGCGACGAGCAGCTGGATTTCCCGGTCGTTTACGCGTCCGCTCTGAACGGAACGTCCAGCCTTGATCCGGAAAAACAGGACGACAACATGCTGGCCCTGTACGAAACGATTATTGAACATATTCCGGCGCCGACCGAAAACGTCGAAGAGCCGCTGCAATTCCTCGTTACGCTGATGGACTATAACGAATATTTGGGGCGGATCGCGATCGGACGCGTCAACCGCGGCGTCATCCGCCAGGGACAGCCCGTGGCCGTGATGACGCGCGACGGCGGCAAAAAATCGGCCCGCATCGAGAAGCTGTTCGGGTTCCAAGGCCTTCGCCGCGTGGAAATCGAGGAAGCCGGCGCCGGCGACATTGTCGCCGTGGCGGGGATCAAGGACATCAACATCGGCGAAACGATCGCCGACCCGAATCAGCCCGAGGCGCTGCCTGTCCTGAAAATTGACGAGCCTACGCTGCAAATGACGTTCCTCGTCAACAACAGTCCGTTTGCCGGCCGCGAAGGGAAATGGGTCACCTCCCGCAAGCTGCGCGAACGCCTCTTCAAGGAGCTTGAAACGGACGTATCGCTGCGGGTGGACGAGACCGACAGCCCGGACGCGTTTGTCGTGTCCGGACGCGGCGAACTGCACCTCGGCATCCTGATTGAAAATATGCGCCGCGAAGGCTACGAGCTCCAAGTGTCCAAACCGGAGGTTATCGTCCGCGAGATTGACGGCGTGAAGATGGAGCCGATCGAACGGCTGCTGATCGACGTTCCTGAAGAAAGCATGGGCGCGGTGATGGAGAGCCTGGGCTCCCGTAAGGCCGAAATGGTGAACATGATCAACAACGGAAGCGGCCAGGTGCGGCTTGAGTTCCTGATCCCGGCCCGCGGACTCATCGGGTACCGTACGCATTTCCTGACCTTGACCCGCGGCTACGGCGTTATGAACCATGCTTTTGACAGCTATGGTCCTTATGCGGGCGGCCAGGTCGGCGGACGCCATGAAGGCGTGCTCGTTTCGAGCGAAAACGGCGTATCGACGCTGTACGGCATTTTGTCCATCGAGGATCGCGGGATTTTGTTCGTTGAACCGGGCACCGAAATTTACGAGGGCATGATCGTCGGCGAACATACGCGCGACAACGACATTGTCGTGAACATCTGCAAGGAAAAGCAGCTCACCAACGTCCGTTCGGCAACGAAGGACGAAACGGTCAAGATGAAAACGCCGCGGCTTTTTTCGCTGGAGCAGGCGCTGGAGTATTTGAACGACGACGAGTACTGCGAGATTACGCCGAAATCGGTTCGCCTGCGCAAAAAGATTTTGAACAAAAGCGAACGCGAACGGGCCGAAAAACATCGCAAAATGTCGGAGGCCAATTTATAA
- a CDS encoding sugar ABC transporter substrate-binding protein, with product MKRKNHWVLFALLLLALINLSPSEETALVRSEERGDEPPASVPQTEVPQETGHIRVAVQMNESDFRQLEQMTRTFMDSHKVQVELTNVASEEAYASFQNLLKLGESPDVLLLDNAWVRQFAADGYLLPTEIYYSGVLSGEVLSVSLVPNEWNGYVWGVPADVDPYVYVFSDKAMKELGMEAPPDSPDAWNALLASGSEPKRLPQHLLGVDGSDPYAALTLLWQLGGGAKENGQASPFTLTGEMQTALMRLEQLRPYLVSKGSPPAEDQGLWNQLQRGELAMLLTTASEAASHPQAGTKAVLPEKKQGRYSGWIAGRSYAVSSHSQNPDAAGEWIEAMTSSESQSQWFEATGHLPVLHAVYDEAAKYKLPDWSGAFAASGAKSAMPAGSGLPAELEEFSGLVENYLNGKASAASLADKFGRSGQ from the coding sequence GTGAAGCGAAAAAACCATTGGGTGCTTTTTGCCCTCCTTCTGCTGGCGTTGATCAATTTGTCCCCCAGCGAGGAAACGGCGCTGGTCCGTTCCGAAGAACGCGGCGACGAACCGCCGGCCAGCGTTCCGCAAACCGAGGTACCCCAGGAAACGGGACATATTCGGGTAGCGGTGCAGATGAACGAGTCCGATTTTCGCCAGCTTGAGCAAATGACCCGGACGTTTATGGACAGCCATAAGGTCCAGGTCGAATTGACGAATGTTGCTTCGGAAGAAGCCTACGCGTCGTTCCAAAACTTGTTGAAGCTTGGTGAGTCGCCTGACGTTTTGCTGTTGGACAACGCCTGGGTGCGTCAATTTGCGGCGGACGGATATTTGCTGCCGACGGAAATTTATTATTCGGGAGTTTTGTCGGGAGAAGTGTTAAGCGTTTCCCTCGTTCCAAACGAGTGGAACGGTTACGTGTGGGGAGTTCCTGCGGATGTCGATCCTTATGTATATGTATTCTCGGATAAGGCGATGAAAGAGCTGGGAATGGAGGCGCCCCCGGATTCGCCGGACGCGTGGAACGCGTTGCTAGCTTCCGGCTCCGAACCAAAACGGCTTCCGCAGCATTTGCTGGGCGTGGACGGAAGCGATCCTTATGCGGCCCTGACGCTGCTTTGGCAGCTTGGCGGCGGCGCTAAGGAAAATGGACAAGCTTCCCCATTTACGCTTACCGGTGAAATGCAGACCGCGCTAATGCGGCTGGAGCAGCTTCGGCCTTATTTGGTATCGAAAGGTTCGCCGCCGGCGGAGGACCAGGGCTTGTGGAACCAACTGCAGCGCGGCGAGCTTGCGATGCTGTTAACGACGGCTTCGGAGGCCGCAAGCCATCCGCAGGCGGGTACAAAAGCCGTGTTGCCCGAGAAGAAGCAGGGGCGGTATTCGGGCTGGATCGCCGGGCGGAGTTACGCGGTCTCTTCGCATTCCCAAAACCCCGATGCCGCTGGGGAATGGATTGAGGCAATGACCTCCTCAGAAAGCCAAAGCCAATGGTTTGAAGCAACGGGTCATCTCCCTGTGTTGCACGCGGTCTACGATGAGGCTGCGAAATATAAGCTGCCGGATTGGAGCGGGGCGTTCGCGGCATCGGGAGCGAAGTCCGCGATGCCGGCCGGAAGCGGTCTTCCGGCCGAGCTGGAGGAGTTTTCCGGGCTTGTGGAAAATTATTTGAACGGAAAGGCGAGCGCCGCGTCTTTGGCGGACAAGTTCGGACGGAGCGGGCAGTAA
- the thiI gene encoding tRNA uracil 4-sulfurtransferase ThiI → MLYDMLLLRFGEITVKGRNRPRFEHVALKHVKALLRNYPRTEIRREFGRIYIVLNGEPAQAIIESLKNVFGLTSISPVKVAVSRLEDIVAAAVSFVEEASVKEGTTFKVHARRVWKAFPHSSQEMNHLVSKPILNACPQLKVDVHKPELELRVEIREQGTYLYSEVIPGPGGFPRGTNGKAMLLLSGGIDSPVAGWSAMRRGLEIECVHFHSYPFTSKKAEQKVIDLAAVLSKYAGEIKLHLVPFTDIQTSLAQTGQDNLIITLMRRAMLRIATQLAERSGALALVTGDSLGQVASQTLSSMNAIGRATDLPLLRPLVMSDKLDIIALAQQIGTYDLSILPYEDCCTLFVPKSPSTNPNLRILENVERSLTDLPQQIDRAVEETETILIRPGREIKRKSSAEEEVVQSKWF, encoded by the coding sequence TTGTTGTACGATATGCTGCTGCTCCGTTTCGGAGAAATTACGGTCAAAGGGCGGAACCGTCCCCGCTTTGAACATGTAGCGCTCAAGCACGTAAAGGCGCTTCTTCGCAATTACCCGCGAACGGAAATCCGCAGGGAGTTCGGGCGGATTTACATCGTGCTGAACGGCGAGCCCGCCCAGGCGATCATCGAGTCGCTGAAAAATGTGTTCGGCTTGACTTCGATCAGCCCGGTCAAGGTGGCCGTCTCGCGGTTGGAGGACATTGTGGCCGCGGCCGTATCTTTTGTGGAGGAGGCGTCCGTCAAAGAAGGAACGACGTTTAAAGTGCATGCCCGGCGCGTGTGGAAGGCGTTCCCCCATTCCTCCCAGGAAATGAACCACCTGGTCAGCAAGCCGATCCTGAATGCGTGTCCGCAATTGAAAGTGGACGTGCACAAGCCGGAGCTCGAACTGCGCGTGGAAATTCGCGAGCAGGGAACCTATTTGTACTCCGAGGTCATTCCCGGTCCCGGAGGGTTCCCGCGGGGCACGAACGGCAAAGCGATGCTGCTGCTGTCCGGCGGAATCGACAGTCCGGTGGCCGGCTGGTCCGCGATGCGGCGGGGGCTTGAAATCGAATGCGTGCATTTCCACAGCTACCCGTTCACGAGCAAGAAGGCGGAGCAAAAGGTGATCGATCTGGCCGCCGTGTTGTCCAAATATGCCGGGGAAATCAAACTGCATCTCGTGCCGTTTACGGACATTCAGACGTCTTTGGCGCAAACGGGGCAGGACAATCTGATCATCACCCTGATGCGGAGGGCGATGCTGCGCATCGCTACCCAGCTAGCCGAACGCAGCGGCGCTTTGGCGCTGGTGACGGGGGACAGCCTAGGCCAGGTGGCGAGCCAAACGTTGTCCAGCATGAACGCGATTGGGCGGGCCACTGACCTGCCGCTGCTCCGTCCGCTGGTCATGAGCGACAAACTGGACATTATCGCCTTGGCGCAGCAGATCGGAACGTACGATTTGTCGATTTTGCCTTACGAAGACTGCTGCACATTGTTTGTGCCCAAATCGCCTTCGACCAATCCGAATTTGCGGATATTGGAAAATGTCGAGCGCTCGCTGACGGATTTGCCGCAGCAGATCGATCGGGCGGTCGAGGAGACGGAGACGATCCTGATCCGGCCGGGACGCGAAATCAAACGTAAATCGTCTGCGGAAGAGGAAGTCGTGCAGAGCAAGTGGTTTTGA
- a CDS encoding TerC family protein — protein sequence MELFSAAFFLSLINIVFIDLILAGDNAIVIGMAARKLPRTVQKKAIIYGTGGAVILRIAATLIVVWLLGIPWLLAAGGLMLIFIAYKVLADEGDHDSIEAKDKLWPAVRTIVIADAAMGLDNVIAVAGASQRHMVLVAIGLLISVPIVVWGSTLFIKLLEKFPWIAYLGAAVLAYTAAKMITEEPHFLAFFEDNPGLRYGLIAVVICGVLLAGFLKKRRQQKEKDNASTHPATR from the coding sequence ATGGAATTATTTAGTGCGGCTTTTTTCCTGTCCTTGATCAATATCGTATTTATTGATCTGATTTTGGCGGGAGACAACGCCATCGTCATCGGGATGGCCGCGAGAAAGCTCCCCCGCACCGTGCAGAAGAAGGCGATTATTTACGGAACCGGCGGCGCCGTCATTCTGCGGATTGCGGCGACCTTGATCGTCGTTTGGCTGCTCGGCATTCCGTGGCTGCTGGCTGCCGGCGGACTGATGCTGATTTTTATCGCCTACAAAGTGCTAGCCGATGAAGGCGACCACGACAGCATCGAAGCCAAGGATAAGCTATGGCCGGCCGTGCGGACGATCGTCATCGCCGACGCCGCCATGGGCCTCGACAATGTGATCGCGGTCGCCGGCGCTTCCCAGCGCCACATGGTCCTCGTCGCAATCGGCCTCTTGATCAGCGTGCCGATCGTGGTCTGGGGAAGCACGTTGTTTATCAAGCTGCTGGAGAAGTTTCCGTGGATCGCCTACCTGGGGGCGGCCGTGCTGGCTTATACCGCAGCTAAAATGATTACGGAGGAACCGCATTTTCTTGCGTTCTTTGAGGACAACCCCGGCCTCCGATACGGGTTGATCGCCGTCGTAATCTGCGGTGTACTGCTGGCCGGCTTCTTGAAGAAAAGACGCCAGCAGAAAGAAAAGGACAACGCCAGCACTCATCCGGCAACCCGCTAA
- a CDS encoding coiled-coil domain-containing protein, translating to MNKRYPSLVLLVLCIFAFLLPAASWAETLTEEEQQILEQSLSIKEIDREIARIEARQQETETAIRKLSGQLAAKNEQIRVSREQAGARIRAYYMGERENLFAALLSVGSLKDFFTVLDYYQLILERDRIVLGKYKSEYADLMNTKHELETVSDDLARMKAELQLQRERVAALQQQVDRSLGLSADPEKLKAMIEDLMVYWENVGLNELRKYFAALSAVMSEFPDFLNEYEDSLVAEKGGYTLTVRQEELNEFLHRKNELLKDIRFSFLENQITVQGSREGLELKVDGHYTVEREPENSITFHVDRLLFNGLELPDTTRAELERDFDLGFYPKKIVPFVEATEVTISRGTLVVKLKLSF from the coding sequence TTGAACAAACGTTATCCATCCTTGGTGCTGCTGGTGCTCTGCATCTTCGCTTTCCTTCTTCCGGCGGCGTCATGGGCCGAGACGCTTACGGAAGAGGAGCAGCAAATATTGGAGCAAAGCTTGTCCATCAAGGAGATCGATAGAGAAATCGCCCGCATTGAAGCAAGGCAGCAGGAGACGGAAACCGCGATCCGGAAGCTGTCAGGACAACTGGCCGCGAAAAACGAACAGATCCGGGTCAGCCGGGAACAGGCCGGGGCGCGCATCCGGGCATATTATATGGGGGAGCGGGAAAATCTGTTTGCAGCTCTGCTGTCAGTGGGCAGCTTAAAAGATTTTTTTACCGTATTGGATTATTATCAATTGATTTTGGAGCGCGATCGCATCGTGCTGGGAAAGTACAAATCCGAATATGCCGATCTGATGAATACGAAACATGAGCTGGAAACCGTGTCGGACGATCTTGCCCGGATGAAAGCGGAGCTTCAGCTTCAGCGGGAGCGCGTCGCCGCCCTGCAGCAGCAGGTGGACCGGTCCCTCGGCCTTAGCGCGGATCCGGAAAAGTTGAAGGCGATGATCGAAGATTTGATGGTTTATTGGGAAAACGTCGGACTGAATGAGCTGAGAAAATATTTCGCCGCGCTGTCCGCAGTGATGTCCGAGTTTCCCGACTTTTTGAACGAATACGAGGACAGCCTGGTTGCCGAAAAGGGAGGTTACACCCTGACGGTTCGGCAGGAGGAGCTGAACGAATTTCTGCATCGCAAAAATGAACTATTAAAAGACATCCGCTTCTCCTTCCTGGAAAATCAAATCACGGTGCAGGGCAGCCGGGAAGGGCTTGAACTTAAGGTGGATGGACATTACACGGTGGAGCGGGAGCCGGAAAACTCCATTACTTTTCACGTCGACCGTTTGCTGTTTAACGGCCTGGAGCTCCCGGACACGACCCGGGCCGAGCTTGAACGCGACTTCGATTTGGGTTTTTACCCCAAAAAAATAGTCCCCTTTGTGGAAGCCACCGAAGTGACGATTTCCCGGGGAACCTTAGTCGTCAAATTGAAGTTGTCGTTCTGA
- a CDS encoding YlaH-like family protein — MQAWFAQHPVISYLLILVLIIFVYNKVFRAQQKLPLWKEAILYLLMAIGSFLLLIFQIDKLPIIQCLLVAVALMLMVRIRYFVEGRQKKKDGANPTSGDKSA; from the coding sequence TTGCAAGCTTGGTTTGCGCAACATCCGGTCATTTCGTATCTGCTGATTTTGGTGCTGATCATTTTCGTGTACAACAAGGTATTTCGCGCGCAGCAAAAGCTTCCGCTATGGAAGGAAGCGATTCTGTATCTGCTTATGGCGATAGGTTCTTTCCTGCTGCTTATTTTTCAAATCGATAAGCTGCCGATTATCCAATGCCTTCTGGTTGCCGTTGCGCTGATGCTGATGGTGCGTATCCGCTATTTTGTCGAAGGGCGGCAAAAGAAAAAAGATGGGGCGAACCCGACCTCGGGCGACAAGTCGGCATAA
- a CDS encoding PhoH family protein, which produces MKKIFVLDTNVLLHDPHAIFAFDEHEVVIPAVVLEEIDTKKRNADELGRNARGVSRLLDGLRETGRLHDGVPLEGGGRIKVELNHRSFIKVQEMFGEATNDNRILAVALNYHLEQIELPDPRPVVLVSKDVLVRIKADVLGLTAQDYLSDRTVGPSDLYGGYSTIKVHPSIIDEFYTYRSLPVKLLGLHYSLYPHEFVILKDEMGSGKSALLKLNEDASRLEPLFLSNEPVWGINARNAQQRMALELLLNDDIPLVTITGKAGTGKTLLALAAGLLKVEDEHKYKKLLIARPVVPMGKDIGFLPGEKEEKLRPWMQPIYDNLEFLFDTKKSGDIEKILMGLGSIQVEALTYIRGRSIPGQFIIVDEAQNLTRHEVKTIVSRVGEGSKIVLMGDPEQIDHPYLDFSSNGLTGLVERFRDQGISGHITLEKGERSKLAQVAADLL; this is translated from the coding sequence ATGAAAAAAATCTTTGTATTGGATACCAATGTGCTGCTGCACGATCCGCATGCGATTTTTGCCTTCGATGAACATGAAGTGGTCATACCGGCCGTCGTGCTGGAGGAGATCGACACGAAGAAGCGCAACGCCGACGAACTGGGCCGCAACGCCCGGGGCGTCTCCAGGCTGCTCGATGGATTGCGCGAAACGGGCCGTCTGCATGACGGAGTTCCGCTCGAAGGCGGCGGCAGGATCAAGGTGGAGTTAAACCATCGCAGCTTCATCAAAGTTCAGGAGATGTTCGGCGAGGCGACGAACGATAACCGGATTTTGGCCGTGGCGCTTAATTACCATTTGGAACAAATTGAGCTGCCCGATCCGCGGCCGGTCGTGCTGGTCAGCAAGGACGTGCTGGTCCGTATCAAAGCGGATGTGCTCGGGCTGACCGCCCAGGATTATTTATCGGACCGTACGGTCGGACCCAGCGATCTGTACGGAGGATACTCCACCATTAAAGTCCATCCTTCAATCATCGATGAATTTTACACCTACCGTTCCTTGCCGGTCAAGCTGCTGGGACTTCATTATTCCCTTTATCCGCACGAGTTTGTTATTTTGAAAGATGAGATGGGCAGCGGGAAATCGGCCCTGCTGAAGCTGAACGAAGATGCCAGCCGGCTTGAGCCGCTGTTTTTAAGCAATGAGCCGGTATGGGGAATCAACGCCCGCAACGCGCAGCAGCGAATGGCGCTGGAGCTTCTGCTGAACGACGATATTCCGCTGGTGACGATCACCGGCAAGGCGGGAACCGGCAAAACGCTGCTGGCCCTGGCCGCCGGCCTGCTTAAAGTCGAGGACGAACACAAATACAAGAAGCTGCTGATCGCCCGCCCCGTCGTGCCGATGGGGAAGGACATCGGATTTTTGCCCGGGGAAAAGGAAGAAAAGCTGCGCCCCTGGATGCAGCCGATTTACGATAACCTGGAATTCCTGTTTGATACGAAAAAATCGGGGGATATCGAGAAAATATTGATGGGGCTCGGCAGCATCCAGGTGGAGGCGCTGACGTATATCCGCGGGCGCTCCATCCCCGGGCAGTTTATTATCGTGGATGAGGCTCAGAACCTGACGCGCCATGAGGTGAAAACGATCGTATCCCGGGTTGGAGAAGGCAGTAAAATCGTGCTTATGGGGGATCCCGAACAAATCGACCATCCCTACCTCGATTTTTCCAGCAACGGCTTGACGGGTCTCGTGGAACGCTTTAGGGATCAGGGGATCAGCGGGCATATTACACTGGAGAAAGGCGAACGCTCCAAGCTGGCGCAAGTGGCGGCGGATTTGCTGTAA
- a CDS encoding pyridoxamine 5'-phosphate oxidase family protein, protein MSETVTQLSDSLYASLQSETFVLLNTVDRESGGPTSSAISWLYAVDHATLRLALDHRSRLVGNIKANPRVTVSVFGKETIYAINGRATVVQDPLEGVPFKMCCFDVRIDAVRNALFYGAQLVSAPVYAKVYDQRAADMLDSQVFAAMKKA, encoded by the coding sequence ATGTCAGAAACCGTCACCCAATTGTCCGATTCGCTTTACGCCTCTCTCCAGTCCGAGACGTTTGTGCTGCTGAATACGGTGGATCGGGAATCCGGGGGGCCGACGTCCAGCGCCATTTCATGGCTTTACGCCGTTGATCATGCCACGCTGCGGCTGGCTCTGGATCATCGTTCGAGGCTGGTCGGCAACATTAAGGCCAACCCCAGAGTTACGGTTTCGGTGTTCGGCAAAGAAACGATTTATGCCATTAATGGCCGGGCAACCGTTGTGCAGGACCCATTAGAAGGGGTTCCGTTCAAGATGTGCTGCTTCGATGTGCGCATCGACGCGGTTCGCAACGCTTTGTTTTACGGCGCGCAACTAGTTTCCGCTCCGGTTTATGCCAAAGTATACGACCAGCGTGCCGCGGACATGCTGGACAGCCAAGTGTTTGCCGCAATGAAAAAAGCCTAG
- a CDS encoding LCP family protein, translating into MSSNRSGLPPRKQTQSRSTKKTLKKKKKPSGIRTFFKILLTVMIVAIIGAGLYAGYLIYTTDQVIDATGTSGKVAPEKSAKVKPLTMLLLGTDYRPETGTHLSDVMMVVAMNPNTKSATIVSLPRDTKLEMDGYKTNKINAFYPNFLVAEKKSGIPAEQEMKTMMSKFFGTSIDYVTVINFQGFRDIVDALGGVDVNVDADMCYRDRADGTDINLKKGAQHLNGEDALGYVRYRKSNCRPRTKGSDDFDRNRRQNEVLHALIDQAKSLNGVLGAGKVIQSVGKNLETDLESEQMKNLISAYWDISKENVDFMPVTGDWKSPFVYLHQDELDAAKQALKDELAGTKQPAREDNAAEAADGSLND; encoded by the coding sequence ATGAGTTCCAATCGCAGCGGTTTGCCTCCCAGAAAGCAAACCCAAAGCCGGTCCACGAAAAAAACGCTAAAGAAGAAAAAAAAACCTAGCGGTATCAGGACATTTTTCAAAATCCTGCTGACGGTCATGATCGTTGCAATCATCGGCGCCGGGTTATATGCGGGATATTTGATCTACACGACCGATCAGGTGATCGATGCAACGGGCACATCGGGAAAGGTGGCTCCGGAGAAATCGGCCAAGGTCAAGCCGCTTACGATGCTGCTGCTCGGAACGGATTATCGTCCGGAAACCGGGACGCACCTCAGCGACGTGATGATGGTGGTTGCGATGAATCCGAACACCAAATCCGCTACGATCGTGTCGCTGCCTCGCGATACCAAGCTTGAAATGGACGGCTATAAAACGAACAAAATCAACGCGTTTTATCCGAACTTCCTGGTGGCGGAGAAAAAAAGCGGCATTCCGGCGGAACAGGAAATGAAGACGATGATGAGCAAATTTTTCGGTACTTCGATCGATTACGTGACGGTGATCAACTTCCAAGGTTTTCGCGATATCGTCGACGCTTTGGGCGGTGTGGATGTCAATGTCGACGCCGATATGTGTTACCGGGACAGAGCCGACGGCACGGATATCAACTTGAAGAAGGGGGCGCAGCACCTGAACGGGGAAGATGCGCTTGGGTATGTCCGGTACCGGAAGTCCAACTGCAGACCGAGAACGAAAGGCTCCGACGATTTTGACCGCAACCGGCGCCAGAATGAAGTGCTCCATGCTTTGATCGATCAGGCCAAATCGCTTAACGGGGTTTTGGGAGCGGGCAAAGTGATCCAATCCGTCGGCAAAAACCTGGAGACGGACCTGGAATCGGAACAAATGAAAAACCTGATTTCCGCCTATTGGGATATTTCCAAGGAAAACGTGGATTTCATGCCGGTCACCGGGGATTGGAAAAGCCCTTTCGTATATTTGCACCAGGACGAGCTTGACGCGGCCAAACAAGCTTTGAAGGATGAGCTTGCCGGGACGAAGCAGCCGGCCCGGGAAGATAACGCCGCGGAGGCGGCGGACGGGTCATTGAACGATTGA
- a CDS encoding YhcN/YlaJ family sporulation lipoprotein, whose amino-acid sequence MRIWLCLLLTATLLTSCGTVNKKASPSPQNQTGTVPRTQSVSPNANPNLANRGKMSDRDRQVYLEQLVKRVPGVQGAHCVVMGNTAVVGIDVDSRLERARVGSIKYTVAEALRKDPQGAGAIVTADMDLNQRLAEIGNKIRQGHPVAGVATELADIIGRIVPQMPNDTRPQTGESPTRMNMAPGGQSGQIPPRTR is encoded by the coding sequence ATGCGAATATGGCTGTGTTTGTTATTGACGGCTACCCTGCTTACAAGCTGCGGAACTGTTAATAAAAAGGCATCACCCTCTCCACAGAATCAAACGGGCACCGTTCCCCGGACGCAAAGCGTAAGCCCGAACGCTAATCCGAATTTGGCAAACCGAGGAAAGATGTCAGATCGGGATAGACAAGTTTATTTGGAACAGCTGGTAAAAAGAGTGCCTGGCGTCCAAGGCGCGCATTGCGTCGTAATGGGCAACACCGCTGTCGTCGGCATCGATGTCGACAGCCGGCTGGAACGCGCCCGCGTGGGAAGCATTAAATATACAGTGGCTGAAGCCCTTCGTAAAGATCCCCAGGGGGCCGGCGCCATCGTTACGGCCGATATGGATTTGAACCAGCGCCTCGCGGAAATCGGTAATAAAATCCGGCAAGGCCATCCTGTAGCGGGCGTGGCCACCGAACTCGCCGATATCATCGGACGGATCGTTCCGCAGATGCCAAACGACACCCGGCCGCAGACGGGCGAAAGCCCAACGCGGATGAATATGGCCCCGGGCGGCCAAAGCGGGCAAATCCCGCCAAGAACCCGCTAA
- a CDS encoding TerC family protein → MEQLILLSEILIINLVLSGDNAVVIAMASKSLPLQQRKQAVWWGALGAVLLRCALTWIAVILLKIPFIHAAGGLLLAGIAFKLLLPAHEDDTRVSGAASMWKAVQTILAADFVMSLDNVLAIAALAKGDLSILVIGIAISIPIVVWGSNLIADWLQRLPILTYAGAGILGYTAGDMFLQDPQLGPALAAALPNVTHAVPAAVAVLVIMFGWMKKYKAGRG, encoded by the coding sequence GTGGAGCAGTTGATTTTATTGTCGGAAATATTGATTATAAATCTGGTGCTAAGCGGCGATAACGCGGTGGTTATCGCGATGGCCAGCAAAAGCCTGCCGCTGCAGCAGCGCAAACAGGCGGTTTGGTGGGGCGCCCTGGGAGCGGTTCTGCTACGCTGCGCGCTTACCTGGATCGCCGTCATTTTGTTGAAGATTCCTTTTATTCACGCAGCGGGAGGGCTTCTTCTTGCGGGGATCGCCTTCAAGCTGCTGCTTCCGGCGCATGAGGACGATACCCGCGTTTCCGGGGCGGCATCGATGTGGAAAGCGGTGCAGACGATTCTGGCCGCGGATTTCGTGATGAGCCTGGACAACGTCCTAGCCATTGCCGCGCTTGCGAAAGGCGACTTGTCCATCCTTGTGATCGGCATCGCCATCAGTATTCCGATCGTCGTCTGGGGCAGCAATCTGATCGCCGATTGGCTGCAGCGCCTGCCGATCCTAACCTACGCGGGGGCCGGCATCCTCGGTTATACGGCCGGCGACATGTTTCTGCAGGATCCGCAGCTGGGCCCGGCGCTGGCGGCAGCCTTGCCCAACGTGACCCATGCCGTCCCGGCCGCGGTTGCCGTGCTCGTTATTATGTTCGGCTGGATGAAAAAATATAAGGCCGGCCGCGGCTGA